CGCAGGCCCCGGGACAGCAGGTGGCCGATCACGCCGACCGTGAGGGCGCCGCCCAGGGGCAACCAGGCCCATAGCCCCCAGTGTACCCGCGGGACGAGATCCAGCCAGCCCCAGTAGAGGCCGGCCACGGCGAGCTCGGCCAGCAGCGCGGCGAGCAGGCCACTGGCCAGGCCCAGCAGGGCGAACTCGGCGCCCTGGACGCGGGACAGCAGCCGATTGCCGGCGCCGAACACCCGCAGCAGGCCGGCCTCGTGGGCGCGCACCGGGAGGCTGGCGGTCAGCGCCGCGTAGAGCACGCTGATGCCCGCCAGGAGCACGAAGCCGAGCACCAGCTCCACGGCCCGGGTCACCTGAGTCAGCACCTCGCGGACCCGGGCGAGGATCGCCTCCACGTCGAGCAGGGTGACCGCCGGGAACTCGTTCACCAGCCGACGCAGGGTCTCCCGATCGCGGCCGTCGAGGTGGAAGGCGGTGATGTAGCTGTGGCCGAAACGCTCCAGCACGCCGGGGGGGAAGATCACGTAGAAGTTGGGCCGGAAGCTGTCCCAGTCCAGATCGCGCAGGCTCGTCACCTCGCCGACGATGGTGTCGCTGCCGATGCTGAAGGTCAGGGTATCGCCCAGTGCCAGCCCCAGCCGCTCGGCGAGCCCGCTCTCCAGCGAGATCGGCACCGATGGGGTCCGGCCGTCGGCCTCGACGGCCGAGAACCAGCCCTGGCGGGCCGCGGGCGGGGGTGCCGCGAACCACTCGCCGGCCACCAGCCGGTTGCCCTCCGGCAGGGTCTCGCGCCAGGTCAGGTTGAGCTCGCGGCGCAGGGCGTTGTCGCCCCGGGCTTCCTCGGGCACGGCCTCCCGGGGCGGGCGGCCGTCGATGGCGGTGATGCGTCCGCGCACCATGGGATAGAGGGCGGTGCGGGCCTCGGTGGCCCCCGCCAGGGCCGTCTCGAAGGCCTCCCGCTCGCCGGGCTGGATGTTGATGGCGAAGTGGTTGGGGGTGTCCTCGGGCAACTGGGCCTGCCAGGCGCTGAGCAGGTCGCCGCGCACCAGGGCGATCATCGCCATGGCGAAGAAGGCCACGGCGAAGGCCAGCAGTTGGCCCAGGCTGGAGCGGCGCCGCCGGGCCAGCTGTCGCCCCCCCAGGCGCAGCGCCTGCCAGGCGCCCTCGCCGCCCCGCTGGGGCAGCCGGGCGCAGAAGCGCAGCAGCAGGGCCAGCAGGCCGCCGCCGAGGCCCCACAGCGCCACCAGCGCCAGGCCGCCGCCCACCAGCAGGGCCAGGGATAGGCCAGGATCGCCGGAATACAGCCACAGCAGGGCCCCGAACACCGCCGCGGCCACCCCCACCACCAGCCAGGCCGAGGGCGGCAGCGGATCCAGCTCCCGACGCAGCACCTTCAGTGCACTGACCCGGCGCAGCCGGAGCAGGGTCGGCCCGGCGAAGCCGCCCAGCACGGCCAGCGCCGTGAGCCCGCCGAGCCACAGCGGGGTGAGCCCCGGGGGCGGCAGCTCGACCGGCATCACCGCGGTGAGCAGGGCCAGCAGGGCCGCCTGGCCAGCCAGGCCCAGCAGCGCCCCGAGGGCCGAGGCCGCCAACGCCAGCCACAGCAGCTGGAGCGCGAACAGCCGCACCAGGGTCCGCTGGCTGGCCCCGAAGCAGCGCAGCAGGGCCGCGGTGTCCAGGTGGCGCTCGACGTAGCGGCGGGTGGCCATGGCCACGGCCACCCCGGCCAGCAGCACCGCCGCCAGGCCGGCCAGGCTCAGGTAGCGGTCGGCCCGCGCCAGGGCACTGCCCAGCCGGGGGCGATCCCGGCGCACGTCGCGCACCTCGACGCCGTCGCGGCGCAACCGCTCGAGCAGCGGATCGAGCCCGGCCACGGCCTCGGCGGGGCCGGCGGCCAGGATCTCGTACTCGATGCGCGACCCCGGCTGCACCAGGCCGGTGGCCGGCAGGTCGTCGACGTGCATCATCAGCCGCGGATTGAAGCTGCCGAAGCCCGCCGAGGGATCGGCCTCGCGCTCGATGATGCCGCCCACCGCGAGGGTGACCCGACCGACCCGCAGGCGGTCGCCGGGGGCGAGGTCGAGGAGCAGCGCCAGCCGCGGGGCGACCCAGACCCGCCCGCGCAGCGGCCC
The Halomonas sp. M4R1S46 DNA segment above includes these coding regions:
- a CDS encoding ABC transporter permease — translated: MSGRASGAMGLAWRGLRRDLRAGDVRALFLALVLAVAAATMIGFFLDRLERGLTRQAGQLLGGDLVLEQSRPFDAALRATLEEAGLALSDQVDMVSMVSRGEAFQPASLKAVDDAYPHYGVSRVDRGEGVEALARGPLRGRVWVAPRLALLLDLAPGDRLRVGRVTLAVGGIIEREADPSAGFGSFNPRLMMHVDDLPATGLVQPGSRIEYEILAAGPAEAVAGLDPLLERLRRDGVEVRDVRRDRPRLGSALARADRYLSLAGLAAVLLAGVAVAMATRRYVERHLDTAALLRCFGASQRTLVRLFALQLLWLALAASALGALLGLAGQAALLALLTAVMPVELPPPGLTPLWLGGLTALAVLGGFAGPTLLRLRRVSALKVLRRELDPLPPSAWLVVGVAAAVFGALLWLYSGDPGLSLALLVGGGLALVALWGLGGGLLALLLRFCARLPQRGGEGAWQALRLGGRQLARRRRSSLGQLLAFAVAFFAMAMIALVRGDLLSAWQAQLPEDTPNHFAINIQPGEREAFETALAGATEARTALYPMVRGRITAIDGRPPREAVPEEARGDNALRRELNLTWRETLPEGNRLVAGEWFAAPPPAARQGWFSAVEADGRTPSVPISLESGLAERLGLALGDTLTFSIGSDTIVGEVTSLRDLDWDSFRPNFYVIFPPGVLERFGHSYITAFHLDGRDRETLRRLVNEFPAVTLLDVEAILARVREVLTQVTRAVELVLGFVLLAGISVLYAALTASLPVRAHEAGLLRVFGAGNRLLSRVQGAEFALLGLASGLLAALLAELAVAGLYWGWLDLVPRVHWGLWAWLPLGGALTVGVIGHLLSRGLRRQAPAASLGLLGET